GAAAACCAACATCAGGAAATGCTCAAAGATTATTTAGAGAAGTTGCTTCTCGAGACAAAAATGGAAACAGTAACAAGGAAAATCAAATATCAGAAGAAAATGAGGGTGTTCCACAGATCGAGAATCTGAAGCGTGTATAATGTAGCAATTCAACTCAAGGAGTCATTACAGATGGACATATGGCCTAGTGGTGGGAGACGCACACTCATGCATGTTTAGTGGGATAGCACTAATGCCTACATTTAGCAGGGTCATGGTTACTCCAATATTTTCCTACTGGCCTGCGTTTAGCGTCGCAATGCTGACCCCAATATTTTTCCTAGCGTCTGTTGGGACTTGCACATATGTGTAGCTCTGTGCACATTGTGTATAGGTTGTCCCATGTCCGTCTTGTACtcccaaaagaaaagaactcaATGAATCATCAAAGATCCAATATATTGTACCTGAAGAAGTCCCATCCGGTCTTGTATGGAAGTTTGGGTTTTGCCCATTCGCCAGAACACTGATCCAAATATAATTGCTGATGCAACAGACATTCTTGCTCTCACTTTGTTTGTTGGTCCATCACGGAATGCCTGAAATACTTACCAGAATCAACCAATGACAGAGTGATAGTCAATCTTCAGCTATGCAACATTTAAATTTAGGCTCCCGcaatttttaattttaattttaggCAACTAAGCACAGATATCTTGCATATACCCAAGCTAAGATGTGAACATATGCCAAATAACTAACCTAgcagttttgaatttttgttaGAATCAAGATCTTTATTTCTTGTTTACTTGTATGCTTCACAGAGCAGTTAGACAtattcacaattttttttttgcttgaaGCCGGAAGAACACAGTCAAACAAGCTTTAGTGACAAACCTGCATCCAAGCTCTCTTAAACAGCAGATGAAACTGTCTCCACCAACCACGTCTTCGCTTGGCAATGGATTTCTGAACAGGTTTGGCAGAAATTTCAGAGTCGTCTGCTTTTATGACTGGACTGTTGAATTCAGTAATCAAAACTTTATTAGTAAATTCATCAATGAGGTTCTCAATCCTTTTCTGTGATGACTGCACACTTTCTGCTGAGCTATAATCAGTGGAAATGAGATCAGCCAAGAACTCAGCAGGGTTCTCGTGATCTGGGCAGCGGTACCTGATGGAGTAATCAAACTCAAATTATTAGTAGTAATTGTACATGTACAGGTGCAAAATAAGCAGGACGAGATCTGGCTCAAAACTTAAGCAGTTAAAACTGGCATGGTAAATTATTCTAGCAAACAGAACCCAGTGTCCATTATTTCTAGCCTGGCAAATTTTGGATTTTAGGGCTGCACTAACAAGGATGAATATATGTGCACCAAGAACCTGAGTATGTAAACGACTAACCTATGCCTACTTATGTAACACTTATGATTAATAACTTGACGTAGTAACTTGTTACCACATAATGCTCACATGTTACCATATGTTACACTCCAGATAAATAATGCTAAAATTGTGATGCATTACCATAGCATGTTTATGACAAGGTGATCATGACACATTACTGTATCAAATACAAAGTGAGGGAGCTGCTTTGTTGTTACCAACTCCAATCCATGTCTAGGTTCAAATTAGCTCTGATCATCATACTACAGATTAAACAAGTTTAGTATACATCCAGTATATGAGAAATCACAATTCAGAGAACATCAAATGCTAAGAGTTAACAGAAATGATAATAGAATAACAACCCTAATGATGCAAAGTATGTTAGAGGTTCTTCCTTCGCAGGCCCCATGTATACGACTTCACCCTCTGACAATAGTACAATGTCATCAAACTTGCCGTAGACTGAACCTCTAGGCTGGTGTATAGAGCATATCACAGTGTGCCCATCTTCTGCAAGCTGTCTAAGAGTCTCCATGACCTTCTCTGCCTGGAATGCATCAAGGCCTAAAATAAAGTCACAAGCATATCCAAAGTTCAATAGTGTAATTTTTGGGAAATTACCGCAGCAACCCCTTAACCTTTATAAAATCAGGTAAATAAAAGAAACTGTAAAATCAGGTAAAGTACCAGTTGTAGGTTCATCCGCAAAGATGACTGAAGGACTAGCAATCAGTTCGCATGCAAGCGAGAGGCGCTTCTTTTCGCCACCACTTATTCCACGTACTTTTGCATCACCCACAATAGAATCAGCAGAGTTGACCTTTGAGCATTTGCAACAAAAAGAATAAATATACGATAATGGTACTATAGGAAGTAAATAAAATTGAATAGGGTGGCATATCAATCATGTAGATTCCCCACATCATCTGAAAAATCAGAACACATTtctcacaaaaaataaaaacttaaCACCCCACCCTTCTATTGATAAATCATCAATGGGTTCATGCCTAACATGTTCATTCAACTGATTTTCAGCAACACCAGTGCTTAAAAGCTCAAGTTGAGATCAAGCCAATAATGCATTGCACTAAAATCATCTGTTTAGTTTCCTCAGAACATTAAACTAAATGGTAGAACTTACCAACCCAAGGCGAAACAGAAGATCATCAACATATTTCTCCTTACTCTCGGGAGACATCGTGTCAGGAAGCTGAAGTTCAGCAGCGAGTGAGAGCGTTTCCCGCACCGTCAGCTGCGAAAAGAAAATGTCCTCTTGCCTCACAAAAGCAATCCTACAGAAGGAAACAATCATCAGATGTTGCTCTGCAAACCAGAGTAAAAATGTAATTAGACCCCATCTGGAACGATTATAGCTTACTTGTAACCGCTCTGCGACATAGGCCGGCCATTGACGTACAGATACCCAGAAAGGTGCAAGGAAGGCGATGCTGCAAGCTGCCCTGCTAGCACATTGAGCAGCGTTGTCTTGCCGGAGCCGGATGGCCCCATGAGTGCCAGCAGCCTTCCCGGTTTCGCCTCACCGGACAAATTCGACAGCAAAAACCTCGCCTGGTACAATCATGCAGCAAGTCATACACATCATCGAGTGTGGGTACTCTAAACGATTCAGACAAACTACTCTGTGCGCTAACTTAGACGACACAGAATTACGCAGCCTGTTCTGCAGTGTGCACTCACTGTCTGTCGAGTTCCACTGCCACATCGCGGGGTCAACCAGTCAATGGCCCCGGCAGGCTCCGTGTCAGTCACTCAGACTAGAAGTGCTAATTCACCAACATTCATGTATAACAAGAGAAACGAGAGGAATGCGAGGCTTCTCCGGACTCCGGGCTCGTGGCTCCGGCGAGAAAAGCAAAAGGTGACTGAAGATCGATTGACTCACCATGTCCCCGCGCTTGTTTCTGAGGGCGCAGGTGACGCGGTCCCACCGGATGGTCACCGGCCTCACGCCACCACTTCCCTCTCCGGCCTCCGCGTCGGTgccgtcctcgtcctccgccgGCGGGAGCAGGGCGGGGCCGGGCCCCGCGACGGCGCGCACGAACAGCGCcgcggcgagcgccgccaGCAGCTGCCCCAGCCCCTTGACCTCCATCACCCGCCCGGCCGAGGAAGCCGATCGCTCCAGAAACCTTCGAGAAGGACGCGGAGTCAgtccggcgacgaggagtgAGGAGGGGGTTTAGGCTTAAgccttcttcgtcttcttccagCTGGAGCTGTGTGGTGGTGGTTAGTTTGTTCACTTGTTGCGGCATCAGATGGGGGAAGAGAGCGTTGCAGACTAAAGTAGGCTACCGGGCCTCTTATCCATGGAGCCCAATACCGTATGTATCCATCCCATCGGGCCTTTGCATATATGTGGCTTGGGCCTAGGCCCACGTGGCGGCTCAGTAGCGAGAGCCCGTGACAGACAGAAACGGAAATGGGCAGTTCCGGATTGCGCGAGGCGAAGAGACAAGGCGCGTGATTCTGTGACGTCGATTTGAGGATAGCTTCAGAGACGTGGCCGTAGTGCTACGTATTAATGGCGCTTTGTCCCTTTGCCATGAtccaatttttaaaaaacatgcTAGTGCTACGGAAAAGGGGTG
The Brachypodium distachyon strain Bd21 chromosome 2, Brachypodium_distachyon_v3.0, whole genome shotgun sequence genome window above contains:
- the LOC100834790 gene encoding ABC transporter G family member 7, whose protein sequence is MEVKGLGQLLAALAAALFVRAVAGPGPALLPPAEDEDGTDAEAGEGSGGVRPVTIRWDRVTCALRNKRGDMARFLLSNLSGEAKPGRLLALMGPSGSGKTTLLNVLAGQLAASPSLHLSGYLYVNGRPMSQSGYKIAFVRQEDIFFSQLTVRETLSLAAELQLPDTMSPESKEKYVDDLLFRLGLVNSADSIVGDAKVRGISGGEKKRLSLACELIASPSVIFADEPTTGLDAFQAEKVMETLRQLAEDGHTVICSIHQPRGSVYGKFDDIVLLSEGEVVYMGPAKEEPLTYFASLGYRCPDHENPAEFLADLISTDYSSAESVQSSQKRIENLIDEFTNKVLITEFNSPVIKADDSEISAKPVQKSIAKRRRGWWRQFHLLFKRAWMQAFRDGPTNKVRARMSVASAIIFGSVFWRMGKTQTSIQDRMGLLQVAAINTAMAALTKTVGVFPKERAIVDRERAKGSYALGPYLSSKLLAEIPIGAAFPLIFGSILYPMAKLHPTISRFAKFCGIVTVESFAASAMGLTVGAIAPTTEAAMALGPSLMTVFIVFGGYYVNPDNTPVIFRWIPKASLIRWAFQGLSINEFKGLQFEQQHSYDIQTGEQALERFSLGGICIADTLAAQGRILMFWYWLTYLLLKKNRPKYQQLLPPSEEDQNKEQVE